In Paraburkholderia phenazinium, the following are encoded in one genomic region:
- a CDS encoding AMP-binding protein: protein MATQASGEGALIEPKDGLSYVRGSTAIPLSDATVGRFLCDTARRFADRPAVVFREQGIRWTWQVFLQEVDVLATGLLAQGIGKGDRVGIWSPNRVEWLMTQFATARIGAVLVNINPAYRLAELEYALNKVACKAIIAAERFKSSMYLEMLQELAPELATATPGDLHAARLADLRVVIRMGDTATPGMLSFSDVIEQGRTTLDPAKLEAIGAALSADDPINIQFTSGTTGNPKGATLTHRNVVNNARYIAMAMRLSEQDGLCIPVPLYHCFGMVLAVLACVSVGANMVFPGEAFDPVATLAAVAEEKCTALHGVPTMFIAELDRPEFARFDLTRLRTGIMAGSPCPIETMKKVVSKMHLAEITIAYGMTETSPVSFQSSTTDPLDKRTSTVGRVQPHLEVKVIDALGNIVPVGETGELCTKGYSVMRGYWGDEAKTRESIVDGWMHTGDLATIDADGYCNIVGRLKDMLIRGGENIYPREIEEFLFRHPKIQSVQVFGVPDAKYGEEVCAWIVLRAGEQASAEEVQDFCRGQIAHYKIPKYIRFVDELPMTVTGKVQKFVMRECMIQELKVKEDKTA, encoded by the coding sequence ATGGCAACGCAAGCGTCAGGTGAAGGCGCCCTCATTGAACCGAAGGACGGTCTGTCCTACGTGCGCGGCTCGACCGCTATCCCGTTGAGCGATGCGACCGTCGGACGATTCCTGTGCGATACCGCGCGACGTTTCGCCGACCGGCCCGCCGTGGTGTTCCGCGAGCAAGGGATTCGCTGGACGTGGCAGGTGTTTTTGCAGGAAGTCGACGTGCTCGCCACCGGTTTGCTGGCACAGGGTATCGGCAAGGGCGATCGTGTCGGCATCTGGTCGCCGAACCGGGTCGAGTGGCTGATGACGCAATTCGCCACCGCGCGCATCGGCGCCGTGCTGGTGAACATCAACCCGGCCTATCGGCTGGCCGAACTCGAGTACGCGCTGAACAAGGTGGCTTGCAAGGCCATCATTGCCGCCGAGCGCTTCAAGTCGTCGATGTACCTGGAGATGCTGCAAGAACTGGCGCCCGAGCTTGCCACAGCAACGCCCGGCGATCTGCACGCCGCTCGCCTGGCGGATCTGCGGGTCGTCATTCGCATGGGCGATACCGCGACGCCGGGCATGTTGAGCTTCTCCGATGTGATCGAGCAGGGCCGCACGACGCTTGACCCGGCGAAGCTCGAAGCGATCGGCGCCGCCCTGTCGGCCGACGATCCGATCAACATCCAGTTCACGAGCGGCACCACCGGCAATCCGAAGGGCGCCACGCTCACGCATCGCAACGTCGTCAACAACGCCCGCTATATCGCGATGGCGATGCGTCTCTCGGAACAGGATGGCCTCTGCATCCCCGTGCCGCTCTATCACTGCTTCGGGATGGTGCTCGCGGTGCTGGCCTGCGTATCGGTCGGTGCGAATATGGTGTTCCCGGGCGAGGCCTTCGACCCCGTTGCTACGCTGGCCGCGGTCGCCGAGGAAAAATGCACGGCATTGCATGGCGTACCGACCATGTTCATCGCCGAACTGGATCGCCCCGAGTTTGCGCGCTTCGATCTCACACGCCTGCGGACCGGCATCATGGCCGGCTCGCCATGCCCGATCGAGACGATGAAAAAGGTCGTATCGAAGATGCACCTGGCCGAAATCACGATTGCCTACGGCATGACGGAGACAAGCCCGGTGTCGTTCCAAAGCTCGACCACGGATCCTCTGGACAAGCGCACTTCAACGGTGGGGCGCGTCCAGCCGCATCTGGAAGTCAAGGTGATCGACGCGCTGGGCAATATCGTGCCGGTCGGCGAGACGGGCGAGCTGTGCACGAAGGGTTACTCGGTGATGCGGGGCTATTGGGGCGATGAAGCGAAAACGCGTGAAAGTATCGTGGATGGCTGGATGCACACCGGCGACCTCGCGACCATCGATGCCGATGGCTACTGCAACATCGTCGGCCGCCTCAAGGACATGCTGATTCGCGGCGGCGAGAACATCTATCCCCGCGAGATCGAGGAGTTTCTGTTCCGTCATCCGAAGATCCAGAGCGTGCAGGTGTTCGGCGTGCCGGACGCGAAATACGGCGAGGAAGTGTGCGCGTGGATCGTGCTGCGCGCCGGCGAACAGGCAAGCGCCGAAGAGGTGCAGGACTTCTGTCGCGGCCAGATCGCCCACTACAAAATCCCGAAGTACATCCGCTTCGTCGACGAACTGCCCATGACGGTCACCGGCAAGGTGCAGAAGTTCGTGATGCGCGAATGCATGATTCAGGAATTGAAGGTGAAGGAAGACAAGACGGCCTGA
- a CDS encoding transporter substrate-binding domain-containing protein, with translation MNKAAWILVGALLCTAAGMANAQTPTAPAGAAAAMAPSRLDEILARGTLRACTTGDYKPYSFYKGDGQFEGIDIDMTESLARSLGVKVEYVKTSWSNLMNDFVAKCDIGVGGVSPSLERQKHAFFTQPYMVDGKTPIARCDDVNKYQTVAEIDQPATRVIVNPGGTNERFARQYFPHANLTVYPDNVTIFKQILAGKADVMVTDASETLLQQKLNPGLCSVHPDKPFQYGEKAWLLPRGDVVFQQYVDQWLHLAQATGEYQAISDKWLK, from the coding sequence ATGAACAAAGCTGCATGGATCCTGGTCGGGGCGCTGTTGTGCACGGCTGCCGGCATGGCCAACGCGCAAACGCCAACGGCCCCTGCCGGCGCCGCCGCCGCAATGGCCCCGTCGCGGCTCGATGAGATTCTGGCGCGCGGCACGCTGCGCGCCTGCACGACCGGCGACTACAAGCCGTATTCGTTCTACAAGGGCGACGGCCAGTTCGAGGGCATCGACATCGATATGACCGAGTCGCTCGCCCGGTCGCTCGGCGTGAAAGTCGAGTACGTGAAAACCTCGTGGTCGAACCTGATGAACGACTTCGTGGCGAAGTGCGACATCGGTGTGGGCGGCGTTTCACCGAGCCTTGAGAGACAGAAGCACGCGTTTTTTACCCAGCCTTACATGGTCGACGGCAAGACGCCCATTGCTCGCTGCGATGACGTGAACAAGTACCAGACGGTTGCCGAGATCGACCAGCCCGCGACCCGGGTCATCGTCAACCCGGGCGGCACGAACGAGCGCTTCGCGAGGCAGTACTTCCCGCACGCGAACCTCACCGTCTATCCGGACAACGTGACCATCTTCAAGCAGATCCTGGCCGGCAAGGCGGATGTGATGGTGACGGACGCTTCGGAGACGCTATTGCAGCAGAAGCTCAACCCGGGGCTGTGCTCCGTCCACCCCGACAAGCCGTTCCAATACGGCGAGAAAGCATGGCTGCTACCCCGCGGCGACGTGGTGTTCCAGCAGTATGTCGATCAGTGGTTGCACCTCGCGCAGGCCACGGGGGAATACCAGGCGATCTCGGACAAGTGGTTGAAGTAA
- the hemE gene encoding uroporphyrinogen decarboxylase — MAHNLLNDTFLRALLRQPTDYTPIWLMRQAGRYLPEYNATRSRAGSFLSLAKSPAYATEVTLQPLERYPLDAAILFSDILTVPDAMGLGLDFVAGEGPQFARPVRTEADVARLAVPDIDATLRYVTDAVREIRKALTDAQGRQRVPLIGFSGSPWTLACYMVEGAGSSDFRTVKSMLYARPDLMQCILEVNAQSVAAYLNAQIEAGAQAVMIFDSWGGALADGIFQRFSLHYIEQVVSQLKRTHDGEKVPVITFTKGGGPWLEDIAASGVDAVGLDWTVNLAKARERVGDRVALQGNLDPSVLFAPPSAIRMEARAVLDSFGNHPGHIFNLGHGISQFTPPEHVAELVDEVHRHSRAIRAAGAGGTTLAT, encoded by the coding sequence GTGGCCCATAACCTCCTCAACGACACCTTCCTGCGCGCGCTGCTGCGCCAGCCGACCGACTACACGCCGATCTGGCTGATGCGTCAGGCGGGCCGCTACCTGCCCGAATACAACGCAACGCGCAGCCGTGCCGGCAGCTTCCTCAGCCTGGCGAAGAGTCCGGCCTATGCGACTGAAGTCACGCTGCAGCCGCTCGAGCGTTACCCGCTCGACGCGGCCATCCTGTTCTCAGACATTCTCACGGTGCCCGATGCAATGGGCCTTGGGCTGGATTTCGTGGCCGGCGAGGGGCCGCAGTTTGCCCGCCCGGTGCGCACCGAAGCGGACGTCGCACGCCTCGCTGTGCCCGACATCGACGCCACGCTGCGCTACGTCACCGACGCCGTGCGCGAAATCCGCAAGGCGCTCACCGACGCGCAAGGCCGCCAGCGCGTGCCGCTGATCGGCTTCTCGGGCAGTCCGTGGACGCTGGCCTGCTACATGGTCGAAGGCGCCGGTTCGTCCGATTTCCGCACGGTGAAGTCCATGCTGTATGCGCGCCCGGATCTGATGCAGTGCATTCTCGAGGTGAACGCGCAAAGCGTGGCGGCCTACCTGAACGCGCAGATCGAAGCCGGCGCGCAAGCCGTGATGATTTTCGACAGTTGGGGTGGCGCACTGGCCGACGGCATCTTCCAACGCTTTTCGCTGCACTACATCGAGCAGGTGGTGAGCCAGCTCAAGCGCACTCACGACGGGGAAAAGGTGCCGGTGATCACCTTCACGAAGGGGGGCGGCCCGTGGCTCGAAGACATCGCGGCTAGCGGTGTCGACGCGGTCGGGCTCGACTGGACGGTCAACCTCGCCAAGGCGCGCGAGCGCGTCGGCGACCGGGTGGCGCTGCAGGGCAACCTCGATCCGTCGGTGCTGTTCGCGCCGCCCTCGGCGATTCGCATGGAAGCGCGTGCCGTGCTCGACAGTTTCGGCAATCATCCCGGCCACATCTTCAATCTCGGCCATGGCATCTCGCAATTCACGCCGCCGGAACATGTCGCCGAACTGGTCGACGAAGTGCATCGGCACAGCCGTGCTATTCGCGCTGCTGGAGCAGGCGGAACCACGCTGGCTACGTGA
- a CDS encoding primosomal protein N', giving the protein MSPVFVRVALDHPLPTLFDYRCDATEPPQPGTLVSVPFGRRQVVGLVCEVTAHSDVPADKLRAVDAICEACPPLSDEWLALAAFAADYYQRGLGEVALPALPQALRDPSRWARLLAPQERYSLLPAGRAALPDALPARASALRRLAQALIEADALLAADARVIHPKAVATLDAWQAEGWVALEVTEAAALGAAPSVCDGAQAVSPTLPTLTDEQAAAVEAIRDADGFAPFLLHGVTGSGKTEVYLRALAAILAARPDAQALVLVPEINLTPQFEAAFRARFAALNGTSIVTLHSGLAEGERARNWFAAHSGRARIVLGTRLAILASLPKLAIIVVDEEHDPAYKQQEGLRYSARDLAIWRAKQLGLPVVLGSATPSLESWWQADQGRYTRLTLSRRAVAEAVLPTVKLIDLEEERRRGRASVEGLSGPLIAALKTRLEKGEQSLVFLNRRGYAPQLACDACGWVAGCPRCSAYVVLHKPERALRCHHCGWEARIPRSCPDCGNVDIAPLGRGTQRVEETLATAVPGARVLRIDADSTRRKGSAQALFSDVHAGDVDILVGTQMIAKGHDFQRVSLVGVLNADTALFSHDFRASERLFAQLMQVSGRAGRAGLPGEVLVQTRYPRHALYHALARHDYVGFANSTLAERRDAHLPPFVYQALLRAEGRTLEAALAFLQQAAAALAEMPSAGRVTVYDAVPLTIVKVMHVHRAQLLIESASRGALQATLRAWQPILRTLKGVLRWNLEVDPLDI; this is encoded by the coding sequence TTGAGCCCCGTCTTCGTCCGCGTCGCGCTGGATCATCCACTGCCGACCCTGTTCGACTATCGCTGCGACGCGACCGAGCCGCCGCAGCCGGGTACGCTCGTCAGCGTGCCGTTCGGCAGGCGTCAGGTGGTGGGTCTCGTCTGCGAAGTGACCGCTCACAGTGACGTCCCCGCGGACAAGCTGCGCGCCGTGGATGCGATCTGCGAGGCCTGTCCACCGCTATCGGACGAATGGCTGGCGCTCGCCGCCTTTGCCGCGGACTACTACCAGCGGGGTCTCGGCGAAGTCGCCTTGCCGGCTTTGCCGCAAGCGCTGCGCGACCCATCGCGCTGGGCGCGGCTGCTGGCGCCGCAGGAGCGCTACAGTCTGCTGCCGGCCGGCCGCGCGGCGCTGCCCGACGCCTTGCCGGCACGCGCGAGCGCCTTGCGGCGCCTCGCTCAGGCGCTGATCGAAGCGGACGCGCTGCTGGCTGCCGACGCGCGCGTGATCCACCCGAAAGCCGTCGCGACACTCGATGCATGGCAGGCCGAAGGCTGGGTAGCGCTGGAGGTGACCGAAGCGGCCGCATTGGGCGCGGCACCGTCAGTGTGCGACGGCGCGCAAGCCGTCTCGCCCACCCTGCCGACTCTCACCGACGAACAGGCCGCCGCCGTCGAGGCGATCCGCGACGCCGACGGCTTCGCTCCCTTCCTGCTGCACGGCGTGACCGGCAGCGGCAAGACCGAGGTCTATTTGCGCGCGCTCGCCGCCATTCTCGCGGCGCGGCCCGATGCTCAGGCGCTCGTCCTCGTCCCCGAAATCAATCTCACGCCGCAATTCGAGGCTGCGTTTCGCGCACGTTTCGCGGCGCTCAACGGCACTTCGATCGTCACCTTGCACAGCGGTCTCGCGGAGGGCGAACGGGCGCGCAACTGGTTTGCAGCGCACAGCGGCCGTGCGCGGATCGTGCTCGGCACGCGGCTCGCGATACTCGCGTCGCTGCCGAAGCTGGCCATCATCGTGGTCGACGAGGAGCACGATCCCGCTTACAAGCAGCAGGAAGGGTTGCGCTACTCGGCGCGCGATCTGGCCATCTGGCGCGCCAAGCAACTGGGCTTGCCGGTGGTGCTCGGCTCGGCGACGCCGTCGCTCGAAAGCTGGTGGCAGGCCGACCAGGGGCGCTACACGCGCTTGACGCTGTCGCGCCGCGCGGTCGCCGAAGCGGTGTTGCCCACGGTCAAGCTGATCGATCTCGAAGAAGAGCGACGGCGTGGACGGGCTTCGGTGGAAGGCCTGTCGGGGCCGTTGATTGCCGCCTTGAAAACGCGCCTGGAAAAGGGCGAGCAGAGCCTCGTGTTTCTGAACCGCCGCGGCTACGCGCCGCAACTGGCCTGCGACGCCTGCGGCTGGGTGGCCGGTTGCCCGCGCTGCAGCGCCTACGTCGTGCTGCACAAGCCCGAGCGCGCGCTGCGTTGCCATCATTGCGGCTGGGAGGCGCGCATCCCGCGCTCGTGCCCGGATTGCGGCAACGTCGACATCGCGCCGCTCGGGCGCGGCACGCAGCGTGTCGAGGAAACGCTGGCAACCGCCGTGCCGGGTGCGCGTGTGCTGCGCATCGACGCCGACAGCACGCGCCGCAAAGGCAGCGCGCAGGCGCTGTTCTCCGATGTGCACGCGGGCGACGTCGACATCCTGGTGGGCACGCAGATGATCGCCAAGGGCCACGATTTTCAGCGCGTTTCGCTGGTGGGCGTGCTCAATGCGGATACCGCGCTGTTCTCGCACGACTTCCGCGCGAGCGAGCGCCTGTTCGCCCAGCTGATGCAGGTGAGCGGCCGTGCCGGACGCGCCGGACTGCCCGGCGAAGTGCTGGTGCAGACGCGTTATCCGCGGCATGCGCTGTATCACGCGCTGGCGCGGCACGACTACGTGGGTTTCGCCAACTCGACGCTCGCCGAGCGCCGCGACGCCCATCTGCCGCCGTTCGTCTATCAGGCCTTGCTGCGCGCCGAAGGGCGCACGCTCGAGGCGGCGCTCGCTTTCCTGCAGCAGGCCGCCGCGGCGCTGGCGGAGATGCCGTCCGCCGGGCGGGTCACCGTCTACGACGCCGTGCCGCTCACCATCGTCAAGGTGATGCATGTGCATCGCGCGCAACTGCTGATCGAGAGTGCGTCGCGTGGCGCGCTGCAAGCCACGCTGCGGGCGTGGCAGCCGATCTTGCGCACCTTGAAGGGCGTGTTGCGCTGGAATCTCGAAGTCGACCCGCTCGACATCTGA
- a CDS encoding YeiH family protein, with amino-acid sequence MSDTNHSLPAGAAPAKSDPKHDTASQRGGGLFATEDWWAVWIGLLVIVVAWALFASGSSIKWLAVAPAKWSDPGAVVQDLVKHLSNYAALFVVFAVLFGVSLAALKQRLAHFLPSFLILFVASILIFALGAWVNASKYNLEPPLVALALGLVISNVFRLPEWFSAGLRVEFYIKVGIVLLGATLPFTLLVWAGPVAVGQASIVSLVTFFVIFFAGKAFGLDRRFAAVLGVGGAVCGVSAAIAIAGAVRAKREQASVAITLVILWAIVMIFVLPFASRSLGLSTAVAGAWIGTSEFADAAGIAAAQAYGDFAKHAGGAIAGAPEASLQAFTLMKVVGRDIWIGIWAFVLAIVASTRWETEDSGVKAKTNAGEIWARFPKFVIGFVIASALVTWIASHYSLADYRKVVTPEFVAPITALRTWAFIFCFLSIGLTTRLRLLSATGLKPFLAFTAGVVVNIAIGYALSAHVFASYWNSLGQGS; translated from the coding sequence ATGAGCGATACCAATCACAGCCTGCCGGCGGGCGCAGCACCGGCCAAATCCGATCCTAAGCATGACACGGCCAGCCAACGTGGCGGCGGCCTGTTCGCCACCGAAGACTGGTGGGCCGTCTGGATCGGCCTGCTGGTGATCGTCGTCGCGTGGGCGTTGTTCGCCTCGGGCAGCAGCATCAAATGGCTCGCCGTTGCGCCGGCGAAATGGTCGGACCCGGGCGCAGTCGTCCAGGATCTGGTCAAGCATCTGTCGAACTATGCCGCGTTGTTCGTCGTGTTCGCGGTGCTGTTCGGCGTGAGCCTCGCCGCCTTGAAGCAGCGGCTCGCACATTTTCTGCCGTCGTTCCTGATCCTGTTCGTCGCGTCGATCCTGATTTTTGCGCTCGGCGCCTGGGTCAACGCCTCGAAGTACAACCTCGAGCCGCCGCTGGTTGCACTCGCGCTCGGCCTGGTGATCTCGAACGTGTTCCGTCTGCCTGAGTGGTTCTCCGCCGGGTTGCGCGTCGAGTTTTATATCAAGGTGGGTATCGTGCTGCTCGGCGCGACGCTGCCGTTCACCCTGCTGGTCTGGGCCGGTCCGGTTGCGGTCGGGCAGGCGAGCATCGTCTCGCTGGTGACGTTCTTCGTGATCTTCTTTGCCGGCAAGGCGTTTGGCCTCGACCGCCGGTTTGCCGCAGTGCTCGGCGTGGGCGGCGCGGTGTGCGGCGTCTCGGCGGCGATTGCGATTGCAGGCGCCGTGCGCGCTAAACGAGAGCAGGCTTCGGTGGCGATCACGCTGGTGATCCTGTGGGCCATTGTGATGATTTTCGTGTTGCCGTTCGCGTCGCGCTCGCTCGGGTTGTCGACGGCGGTGGCCGGCGCCTGGATCGGCACCTCGGAGTTCGCGGATGCCGCCGGTATCGCCGCCGCCCAGGCCTACGGCGACTTCGCCAAGCACGCAGGCGGTGCGATCGCCGGTGCGCCCGAAGCCTCGCTGCAGGCGTTCACGCTGATGAAAGTGGTGGGCCGCGATATCTGGATCGGCATCTGGGCCTTCGTGCTGGCGATCGTCGCAAGCACCCGCTGGGAGACCGAGGACAGCGGCGTCAAAGCCAAGACCAACGCAGGCGAGATCTGGGCGCGCTTTCCGAAATTCGTGATCGGCTTCGTGATCGCGTCGGCGCTCGTGACGTGGATCGCGAGCCACTATTCGCTGGCGGATTACCGCAAGGTGGTGACACCGGAGTTCGTCGCGCCGATTACCGCGCTGCGCACCTGGGCGTTCATTTTCTGCTTTCTGAGCATTGGTTTGACGACGCGGTTGCGCCTGCTGAGCGCCACCGGACTGAAGCCGTTCCTCGCGTTCACGGCCGGCGTGGTCGTCAATATCGCCATCGGCTACGCGCTGTCCGCGCACGTGTTCGCATCGTATTGGAATAGCTTGGGACAGGGATCGTGA